The genomic segment GGCGGAATTGACGTCCTTCTCATAGTCGGACAGGTCGCTTGTCGCCTGCTTCAGCGAATTGGAAATCTTCAAGTCTTCGATTTCCTTGCGCAGGTCATCGAGTTCGCTTTGCCGGGCGATATCATCGAAGGCGGCCTGAAATTCGCGCGCCATGGCGCGGCCCTTGCCCACAAACTGGCCAAGGCGGCGCATCATCATCGGCAGGTCTTTGGGCCCGACAATAATCAGGGCCGCAACGGCCAGCACCATAAGTTCGGTAAAACCGATTCCGGGCAGCATGGGGTGCGCCCTCCGTCAGGGTTCAGGACGAAGCCTTGGTTTCGTCCTTCTGAGGCGTGACGTCGACCATTTCTTCCTTGTCGACCGCCTTGGGTTCCTCTTCATCCTTGAGGCCCTTGCGGAATGCGCCAATGCCTTTGGCCATATCCGTCATGATTCCAGAGATCCGGCCCCGGCCGCCAAACAGCAGCAGCGCGACGATCACAACGATCAGCAATTGTATCCAGCTGGGGGCCATGCCGGGTGTCTCCTTGAAGTTTCTGCAAGTATAGGCGCCGTGACTGTCTGGAACAATGGGGCGAAGCTGCTTAAAGGTCAGCGCATGCGTATTGCCACATGGAACGTCAATTCGATCAAAGCCCGCTTCCCGACTGTGCAGGAAGTGTTACAGAACATCGATTGCGATGTCGTCTGCCTTCAGGAACTGAAGTGCGAGACGGATGCCTTTCCCTACATGGAACTGGAGGAAGCCGGCTGGAATTGCGCCGTGCTGGGCCAGAAAAGCTATAATGGCGTGGCCCTCCTCTCGAAATATCCGCTCGAGGATGTGACGAAAGGCCTCCCCACCATGGAGGACGATCAGGCCCGTTTCATCGAGGCGCTGGTCATGGCCGACCGGCCGGTGCGGGTCGGCGGGCTCTATCTGCCGAACGGCAACCCGGCGCCGGGCCCGAAATTCGACTACAAGCTCGAATGGATGGCCTGCCTGCTGGATCATGCCCGCGAGCAGCTGAAGGCCGAGGAGCCTTACGTGCTGTGCGGCGACTACAACACGATCCCCACGGCGGTGGATTGCTGGGACGAGACGAAATGGGCCGATGACGCCCTCGCCCTGCCCGAAACCCGCGAAGCCTTCCGCCGGATCAAGAACCTCGGCATGGCCGATGCCTTCGAGATCACCGACGGCCGGGCCCACCAGTACACGTTCTGGGATTACCAGGGCGGCGCCTTCCAGAAGGATCACGGCATCCGGATCGACCACCTTCTGGTCTCCCCGCAAGCCGCCGACCGGCTCCAGTCCGTCGAAATCTACCGCAAGGCCCGCAGCCTGGAGAAACCGTCAGACCATGTGCCGGTGATTGGCGTCTTCGAGGACTGAGGCCTGCGCACGCCGTTTCATCCTTCGACTTCGCTCAGGATGAGTCCCTCTCTTACCGCACTCTCGTAGCGCTCATGCTGAGCGAAGTCGAAGCACGGGCGCGGGCGACCCAGCACCCCTGCCCGGAAACGCCCCCGCGCTCCGGCAAATTTCCTGATTGTGCGTGAGTTCAGCTCGAATCCGGCCAGCGATTCAGCGCTTCCAGCAGCTGCACGGTCAGTCCGCCCGAGACGAGGGCGAGTGCAGCGGTCATGCGGTGGGAACGAGGAATGGGCGGCACGTGGGGCCGGGCCTCGCCGGCGGCCTGCCAGCGCTGGATGGTGCGGGCGAGACGCTTCGCCCGGCGTTTGTGGTGCTTCAGAGCATCCAGCATGGCCTGCCACCGCGCGATCAGCGGCGCGGCGGGCACAGGGCCGCGTGAAGGCACGGTCACCGGCCCTTTCAGGAATTGCGGGCACGGGCGGGATGGCCCGGGCACCATGGTGAAGACGTAACGATAGTTTACATCCGACTTCTTCGGCTCATGATAATTGCTGCCCGTGCGCGGCGGCAGCGGCGCGAGCTCCATCTGCAAGGCGATCAGGAAGATCAGACGGCGGAGCAGCACGGCGAGCCGCTTCAGCTCCGCCCGCGCGCGCCGGTTCACCGATTGGGAAATCGTCTCAGGCGTCCTGAACAGCCCCACCTGCACGCCCGCCCCCGCAATGGCGCGGGCAATTGTGTAATAGGCCTGAGAGAGGAAATCGGTGCGGTCTGTCATGGCGGGAAGACTGCCATGGGAGTTTATCCGGGAGGATAGAGATGCCGTATTTCCGTGCGCTGTGTAACAAGTCCGGGCATGCGGTGGTGGGTATCGCTCCGCTCAACCTATCTTGCAAGCAACACCCGCTACCCCAAGTCAAAGTGATTTATAATGTGCAGAAGTGTGTCCAAAGCATCTGCGAAGAGCAGCGTCTGTGCGCGCTGACCTGTCTATATCGCTATCAAACTCATCGGCGTAGACAATACGCGTAGAAAATCTATCTCCACGAATTTCGAACTCCAATGCCTTAACATCTTCGTCGAATACTTTTTGTAGATTGAATAACTCTTTGTCGATCGCATCGTCATCTTCTACATATTCAGGATCAGGGTCAGCATAGTAGAGCCCGCCGTTAGACGTCTGATAGAAAAGCGATGTGGAAAGGACGCCGTCATCCACGAATTCAGCGTAGAGAAGAATACGCGGAAAATCTTCAGAAAGCCGATCATAGACCAGCTGACCGAGCGTTTCGAAGTTGGCATCCACAACCGCCATAAGCGCCCCCCATTTCAATTCTCAAACTGCTCCCGCTCAGGACGAGCATTTCCAATTTGATGAACTACAACAATTCTATCAGCAAGCGCAGGGTGGGTTGAGGCGGAGCCGATACCCACCGGGTGTGCCGCCATCCTAAAACATGTTTGTGGTGCGCGCAGCATACGCCCCGCATGACTTGCCATGATCATACCGGACTATGGCGGATCATGAGCCGCCTGCGGCCGGCGTGTTTGAGGACCGAGGCCTGCGCCTCCTCTGCAATCATCCTTCGACTTCGCTCAGGATGAGTCCGCACTTAATGAGCGCTCATACTGAGCGAAGTCGAAGCACGCGCGCGGGCTTGCTTCCTTGCCTAGTTCACAGAGCCATACGTCGCGCCGGCGTCCTGGAAGTAGGCGCGCCAGAAGCCTTTTACGTCTGCGACCGGCAGATCATAGATCTGGCGTGGCACAACGCGGGCGACGACGTCGACGCCTTCCAGCTTGGGCTTCGTTTCGGCCAGGTCCGATTCCAGATAGGCGTCATAGTCGGCGCCCATCTTGTAGAAGGAGAAGCCGCCGGAATGCTGCATCAGGTCTGAGACCAGCACGACGCGGCGCCCGGCCTGTTGCGGCTGGAAATCTGCGCGGTCAGAAATGGAATAGATCGCCTCGCTGAGCGGAGAGCTTGGCTGTTCCTTGTCCATCAGCGCCTCTTCCACCGTGCCGACCAGCGGCTGATAGAATTTTGTCTGCCAGGCCTGCTCGATCATCTTCGGGTTCTGCGTGATCGGATTCGCGGCAGCCGCGCTACCCGGCGAGCAGGACGTGTACAGAACTTTCGGATTGTACGGCTCAGCCGCGTTCGGGACCATGACACTCAGCTTGCCGTATTTCGGCAGGGCGCGGGCTTCGTCGTTCACAAGCTCGCGCACCCAGTCCATGTCGTTCGGATTGAACGGGTCCGACTGGTCGATCAGGAGGATGGTGTGCGCCGGATCCTTGCGGTCCACCCGGCAGCTGTTCTCCGGCATGACCGCAGGCGGCTGGCTGAAGGCAACCAGCGCGAAGAGGCCGAACACGCCTGTCAGCATGGCGCCGATTGCGCCGCGCCAGAACCAGGGACCCCGAGTATGCCTGCGTCTTGCCATGTCCTGCTTTCCCCTCAGGCCCGGCGAGCCTGATCAACAGGCACATGGGTCGAGCCCTTGCCCTGTTTGGCTTCACGAACCTTGCCGATTTCTTCGACGACTTTCTTCTCGATGGACGACAGGCCCTGCTGGACCTGCTGGATATGCTGCTCCAGCCATTCGCGGCAGATGTTCAGGGCCGTGATGTTGTTCTCGATCGTCTGCATCGAGGCTTGCGCCTGCTCGCGCTCCTTGGCCAGTTCGTAAGACGGCAGCTGCGGCGTGACGATCTCGTCGAAATAAGCCGGGCAAGCCGCCTGATCGCCGAGGCGGTCGCGGTTGGCATTGCGGGCGCGGCGGTGTGCCTGGCGGTAGGCCACTTTCAGGCTGCGTTCCTGATCGGCAGCACGTGAAGCAATGGCGATGGCGAAGTCACGCCGGGCATCCAGAAGGTTCATCGCCTTTTCGATCTCACGCTTCGCCGCGACATGGCGGGACTGTTGCGTCTCGAACCACTGGCGGCAGCTGGTGAAGTAATCCGACAGGTCATCGCGCACGGCATTCCGGACCGCCTGACGGCGCTCATAAGCCTTGCGTTCCTTGCGCCACACGCGGCCATAGCCAGGGTAACGGTCAGAGATGCGGTCATAGCCCTCATAGATGGCCAGGCCGAAGACCGTCAGCCCCATGAACAACAGGCCAAGGGCGATAAAGCTATCCAGGCTGAACACGTTCGGGAACATCGAGACAAACACTTCAGACGGCGAGATCGAGAACAGGGAGAAGGTTCCGAGCCCTGCCTCTGCGTCTGTGCTGTGCAGGCCCGTTTCCACCGCATCACGGAAGTGCGCGACGAAGAAGTTCAGCAGGATGCCCGCAGCGACGCAGACGGTCGCGACCGTTCCACCAATCACCTTCTTGATAATGTTGGGGCTGTTGAGCGCATAACGCAGGCCGAAGAAGCCGGCGACCACGCCGAGGCAGACGTTCACGGCGCTCACACCGAAGGCGATCATCATGCCGCCGATCAGGCCGTTCGCCTGGGCATCCTTGAACAGGAGGGCGTTGAAGCCGCCTTCCAGGATCATGATGAAAACGAGAATCGCGATCGCCTGTTCGACATTCTTCTTGATGTCCGGCGTGCGGTCTCCGATCCGGTCGCCATGGCGGGCGCGGAACTGCTGCAGCTCGATGATCGCTGCGGAATGGGTTTCCTTGGCGTCGGCCGTATCGTCCGTTTCATAGTGACGATACTCGTTCTCTTCCGACTTGATCGCTTCGCGCAGCTGGTCGGGGTGAATGTCGATCGGCGTATAGTCGGCAATATAGTTGCGGACGCTTGCCGAGGCGGTGGACATCCAGGTGCCGAGGCCGCGGCGCACTTCTTCAGCGCGCTCGGCGATCATCTGTTCGCGCTCGCTCCACTGGTCCTGTGTGATGGCCTCGGACACCGGCAGGCCATCCTGGGCGTCGGCCTTCGCATCCTTGCGGGTCATCTGGCGGCTGATTCCCAGCTCGCCCTTGGCTCGTTTGCCTTTCAGGCCGTGGTCGGCCAGGTCATTGGGAAGCTCAAGTGGCTTCACCTTGGTCTGACAACCGACATCTGCGCCCCAGCGCACAGTGTTCTTCGCCATAACGCATCCTCATTAACAATACGGGCAGG from the uncultured Hyphomonas sp. genome contains:
- the tatB gene encoding Sec-independent protein translocase protein TatB; the protein is MLPGIGFTELMVLAVAALIIVGPKDLPMMMRRLGQFVGKGRAMAREFQAAFDDIARQSELDDLRKEIEDLKISNSLKQATSDLSDYEKDVNSAVMAQTRSGDAAKLADKTSPETPEIKEDTKPEAKPAAKPEPEAKPQTGADPDPKGGPA
- a CDS encoding twin-arginine translocase TatA/TatE family subunit; amino-acid sequence: MAPSWIQLLIVVIVALLLFGGRGRISGIMTDMAKGIGAFRKGLKDEEEPKAVDKEEMVDVTPQKDETKASS
- the xth gene encoding exodeoxyribonuclease III, with the protein product MRIATWNVNSIKARFPTVQEVLQNIDCDVVCLQELKCETDAFPYMELEEAGWNCAVLGQKSYNGVALLSKYPLEDVTKGLPTMEDDQARFIEALVMADRPVRVGGLYLPNGNPAPGPKFDYKLEWMACLLDHAREQLKAEEPYVLCGDYNTIPTAVDCWDETKWADDALALPETREAFRRIKNLGMADAFEITDGRAHQYTFWDYQGGAFQKDHGIRIDHLLVSPQAADRLQSVEIYRKARSLEKPSDHVPVIGVFED